One window from the genome of Erwinia sorbitola encodes:
- a CDS encoding transcriptional regulator GcvA translates to MSKRLPPLNALRVFDAAARHLSFTKAAEELFVTQAAVSHQIKSLEDFLGLKLFRRRNRSLLLTEEGQSYYLDIKEIFTSLNDATRKLQARSAKGALTVSLLPSFAIQWLVPRLTSFNSAYPGIDVRIQAVDRDEEKLADDVDVAIFYGRGNWPGLRVEKLYAEYLLPVCSPLLLTGERPLTSPAALVNHTLLHDASRRDWQAYTRQLGLNSINVQQGPIFSHSAMVLQAAIHGQGVALANNVMAQSEIEAGRLVCPFNDVLVSKNAFYLVCHDSQAELGKIAAFRQWILAKAASEQEKFRFRYEH, encoded by the coding sequence ATGTCTAAACGTTTACCACCTTTGAATGCGCTGCGGGTTTTTGACGCTGCTGCTCGTCATCTCAGTTTTACCAAAGCCGCAGAAGAGCTGTTTGTGACTCAGGCTGCCGTCAGCCATCAAATCAAGTCACTGGAGGATTTTCTCGGCCTGAAGCTGTTTCGTCGCCGTAATCGATCGCTACTTTTGACCGAGGAGGGACAGAGCTATTATCTGGATATTAAAGAGATTTTTACCTCCCTGAATGATGCCACGCGCAAGTTGCAGGCGCGCAGTGCAAAAGGGGCACTGACTGTCAGTTTACTGCCGAGTTTTGCCATTCAGTGGCTGGTGCCAAGGCTGACCAGCTTTAACTCAGCTTATCCGGGAATCGATGTTCGCATCCAGGCTGTTGACCGTGATGAAGAGAAACTGGCCGATGATGTGGATGTGGCGATTTTCTACGGACGCGGCAACTGGCCGGGCTTGCGAGTGGAAAAGTTGTATGCGGAATATCTGCTGCCCGTTTGTTCGCCGCTGCTGCTAACCGGCGAACGTCCGCTGACGTCGCCTGCGGCTCTGGTGAACCATACCCTGCTGCATGATGCTTCACGCCGTGACTGGCAGGCTTATACTCGCCAGCTGGGGCTGAATAGCATCAATGTGCAGCAGGGGCCGATTTTCAGCCACAGTGCGATGGTGCTTCAGGCGGCCATTCACGGCCAGGGTGTTGCGCTGGCAAATAACGTGATGGCGCAGAGTGAGATCGAAGCTGGCAGGTTGGTTTGCCCGTTTAATGATGTATTAGTCAGTAAAAATGCTTTTTATCTGGTTTGTCATGACAGTCAGGCAGAACTGGGTAAAATAGCGGCCTTTCGTCAATGGATCCTGGCAAAAGCGGCCAGTGAACAAGAAAAATTTCGCTTTCGCTACGAGCATTGA
- the csdA gene encoding cysteine desulfurase CsdA has protein sequence MTSFNPQQFRQQFPALNDATCYLDSAATALKPLAVISATEQFYRLSAGTVHRSQFAAAQRLTERYEQARSQVAQLLNAADSHSIVWTKGTTEAINLVAQSWLRPRLQAGDEIVVSEAEHHANLVPWLMVAEQTGARVVKWPVGDDRLPDIGQLPALLNARTRLVAVGQMSNVTGGCPDLQQVISLAHGCGAKVMVDGAQGVVHCPPDVQTLDIDFYAFSAHKLYGPMGIGALYGKACLLAEMVPWQGGGKMISSVTFDGFTPQPVPWCFEAGTPNVAGVIGLSAALDWLNDIDIAAAERWSCELATQAEARLSALPGFRSYRASNSSLLAFDIAGIHHSDVVMLLAESGIAVRAGQHCAQPLLAALGVSGTLRASFAPYNTREDVDALVAAMTTALTLLAD, from the coding sequence ATGACGTCATTTAATCCGCAGCAGTTTCGCCAGCAGTTTCCCGCTCTTAATGATGCTACCTGCTATCTCGATAGCGCCGCCACTGCACTAAAACCGCTGGCGGTTATCAGCGCGACGGAGCAGTTCTATCGTCTGAGTGCCGGAACGGTGCACCGCAGCCAGTTTGCCGCCGCACAGCGTCTGACCGAGCGCTACGAGCAGGCCCGCAGCCAGGTAGCGCAGCTGCTTAACGCCGCAGACAGCCACAGCATTGTCTGGACTAAAGGCACCACAGAAGCGATCAACCTGGTGGCACAAAGCTGGCTGCGCCCGCGCCTGCAAGCGGGAGATGAGATTGTCGTCAGTGAAGCGGAGCACCACGCAAACCTGGTGCCGTGGCTGATGGTGGCAGAACAGACCGGCGCACGCGTTGTTAAGTGGCCTGTTGGCGACGATCGCCTGCCGGATATCGGGCAACTGCCTGCACTATTAAATGCCCGCACGCGCCTTGTCGCCGTAGGGCAGATGTCCAACGTCACCGGCGGTTGCCCCGACCTGCAACAGGTAATCAGCCTGGCGCATGGCTGTGGCGCAAAGGTGATGGTTGATGGTGCCCAGGGTGTGGTTCACTGCCCGCCGGATGTGCAGACGCTCGATATTGATTTCTATGCTTTTTCGGCTCACAAACTCTACGGCCCGATGGGCATTGGCGCGCTGTATGGCAAAGCCTGTCTGCTGGCGGAAATGGTGCCCTGGCAGGGCGGAGGCAAGATGATCAGCAGCGTAACCTTTGACGGATTTACTCCGCAGCCGGTTCCCTGGTGTTTCGAAGCCGGAACGCCCAACGTTGCCGGTGTAATCGGTCTGAGCGCTGCACTGGATTGGCTAAACGACATAGATATTGCTGCCGCTGAACGCTGGAGCTGTGAGCTTGCCACCCAGGCGGAGGCGCGCCTGTCAGCCCTGCCTGGTTTTCGCAGCTATCGTGCCAGCAACTCCAGCCTGCTGGCCTTTGATATTGCAGGCATTCATCATAGCGATGTAGTGATGCTACTGGCTGAAAGCGGCATTGCTGTACGCGCCGGTCAGCACTGCGCCCAGCCGCTGCTGGCAGCCCTGGGCGTCAGCGGCACGTTGCGCGCCTCCTTCGCTCCCTACAACACCCGTGAAGATGTGGACGCGCTGGTCGCGGCCATGACCACAGCACTGACGTTACTGGCAGACTGA
- the mltA gene encoding murein transglycosylase A gives MKAGWAKYLVAGTLLALLALLALLAGCSSKPTDRGQQYKDGKLDQPLALVNQPNAKGRPVNGRDFADQVSQIRSTSSAMYSRQSGTYSAIESWLMAGGDTRQLRQFGLDAYQMEGADNYGNVQFTGYYTPVIQARYTRQGEFQYPLYRMPPRAKGRKLPSRAEIYSGALDERFIAGYSNSLMDNFIMDVQGSGYVDYGDGRPLTFFGYGGKNGHAYRSIGKVLIDRGEVKREDMSMQAIRHWGETHSPAEVRELLEQNPSFVFFKPESFAPVRGASAVPLVAKASVAADRALIPPGTALLAEVPLLDNNGKFTGKYEMRMMVSLDVGGAIKGQHFDIYQGIGPDAGHMAGWFNHYGRVWVLKNAPGAGAPIFSSAQNNTSQSGLLVSR, from the coding sequence ATGAAAGCAGGTTGGGCAAAATATCTGGTAGCCGGCACGCTGCTGGCGCTGCTGGCGCTGCTGGCGCTGCTGGCGGGGTGTTCGTCTAAGCCCACCGATCGTGGGCAGCAATATAAGGATGGAAAACTGGATCAGCCGCTGGCGCTGGTAAATCAGCCTAATGCGAAAGGGCGTCCGGTCAACGGCAGAGACTTTGCCGATCAGGTTTCTCAAATCCGTTCTACTTCTTCAGCTATGTATTCGCGTCAGTCCGGCACCTACAGTGCGATTGAAAGCTGGCTGATGGCCGGTGGCGATACGCGTCAGCTGCGCCAGTTCGGTCTGGATGCATACCAGATGGAAGGTGCCGATAATTATGGCAACGTGCAGTTTACTGGCTACTACACGCCGGTTATTCAGGCACGCTATACCCGTCAGGGTGAGTTCCAGTATCCTTTATACCGGATGCCACCGCGCGCTAAGGGCCGTAAGCTGCCAAGCCGTGCAGAAATCTACAGCGGTGCGCTGGATGAGCGCTTTATTGCGGGCTACAGCAATTCGCTGATGGATAACTTTATTATGGATGTGCAGGGCAGCGGATATGTTGATTATGGCGACGGTCGTCCGCTGACGTTCTTTGGCTACGGTGGCAAGAATGGTCATGCGTATCGCAGCATTGGTAAAGTGCTGATCGATCGTGGTGAAGTGAAGCGCGAAGATATGTCGATGCAGGCTATCCGCCACTGGGGTGAGACTCACAGCCCGGCCGAAGTGCGTGAACTGCTGGAGCAGAATCCCTCTTTCGTCTTCTTTAAGCCAGAGAGTTTTGCACCGGTGCGTGGTGCCAGTGCCGTGCCGCTGGTGGCAAAAGCTTCCGTTGCCGCTGACCGGGCGTTAATCCCACCGGGCACCGCGCTACTGGCGGAGGTTCCACTGCTGGACAATAACGGCAAATTTACCGGAAAATATGAGATGCGTATGATGGTGTCGCTGGATGTTGGCGGTGCTATTAAAGGACAGCATTTCGATATCTACCAGGGCATAGGCCCGGATGCCGGACATATGGCAGGCTGGTTTAACCATTATGGTCGCGTCTGGGTGCTGAAAAATGCCCCTGGTGCGGGTGCGCCGATCTTCTCTTCTGCTCAGAATAATACGTCTCAGAGTGGTTTACTGGTCAGCCGGTAA
- a CDS encoding YgdI/YgdR family lipoprotein, which produces MKKLAAVIAACAMTFTLAACSSNYVMHTNDGRTIVADGKPMVDDETGMISYKDANGTEQQINRSDVKEMVESGQ; this is translated from the coding sequence ATGAAAAAATTAGCTGCTGTAATTGCCGCCTGTGCCATGACGTTTACGCTGGCTGCCTGTTCAAGTAACTATGTGATGCATACCAATGATGGCCGGACTATCGTTGCCGACGGCAAGCCTATGGTAGACGATGAAACCGGGATGATCAGCTATAAAGATGCCAATGGCACCGAACAGCAGATTAACCGTTCTGATGTTAAAGAGATGGTTGAGTCAGGACAGTAA
- the rlmM gene encoding 23S rRNA (cytidine(2498)-2'-O)-methyltransferase RlmM, with amino-acid sequence MNKILLYCRQGFEKECAAEITAKAAEREVYGFARVKDDSAYVLFECYQQGEAEKLLNELPFSELIFSRQMIVVGELLRDLPTEDRISPVAGMLTGVVEKGGDLRVEVPDTNASKELLKFCRKFTVPLRASLRKAGILLNYESNKRPVVHVFFIASGCCYVGYSLPHNNSALFMGIPRLKFPSDAPSRSTLKLEEAFHVFIPADEWDERLASGMWAVDLGACPGGWTYQLVQRSMMVNAVDNGPMAPSLMDTGQVFHQREDGFKYRPTRSNNYWVVCDMVEKPVRVANLMADWLVNGWCREAIFNLKLPMKKRYEEVSQNLAMIDEKLKENGINAQIQARQLYHDREEVTVHIRRIWSAAPGRRDER; translated from the coding sequence ATGAATAAGATTTTACTGTATTGCCGTCAGGGTTTTGAAAAAGAGTGTGCGGCTGAAATTACCGCCAAAGCCGCAGAGCGTGAGGTGTATGGCTTCGCCAGGGTCAAAGATGACTCCGCGTATGTGCTGTTTGAGTGCTATCAGCAGGGTGAGGCGGAAAAGCTGCTAAATGAACTGCCTTTCAGCGAGCTGATTTTCTCCCGTCAGATGATTGTTGTTGGTGAGCTGCTGCGCGACCTGCCAACTGAAGACCGCATCTCGCCAGTGGCGGGTATGCTGACCGGAGTGGTTGAGAAGGGCGGCGATCTGCGGGTTGAAGTTCCAGATACTAATGCCAGTAAAGAGCTGCTGAAATTCTGCCGCAAGTTCACCGTGCCGCTGCGTGCCAGCCTGCGCAAAGCAGGTATTCTGCTTAATTATGAGAGCAATAAGCGCCCGGTGGTGCACGTGTTCTTTATTGCTTCCGGCTGCTGCTATGTTGGGTATTCCCTGCCGCATAATAACTCAGCGCTGTTTATGGGGATCCCGCGTCTTAAGTTTCCTTCTGATGCACCAAGCCGTTCCACGCTCAAGCTGGAGGAAGCTTTCCACGTGTTTATTCCTGCCGATGAGTGGGATGAGCGCCTGGCCAGCGGGATGTGGGCGGTGGATCTGGGTGCCTGCCCTGGCGGCTGGACTTACCAGCTGGTACAGCGCAGCATGATGGTCAACGCCGTCGATAACGGGCCAATGGCTCCGAGCCTGATGGATACCGGACAGGTATTCCACCAGCGTGAGGATGGTTTCAAATATCGCCCGACGCGCAGCAATAACTATTGGGTTGTTTGCGATATGGTAGAAAAACCGGTGCGTGTGGCAAATCTGATGGCCGACTGGCTGGTAAATGGCTGGTGCCGTGAAGCGATCTTTAACCTTAAGCTGCCGATGAAAAAGCGCTACGAAGAGGTGTCGCAGAACCTGGCGATGATCGATGAAAAGCTAAAAGAGAACGGTATTAATGCGCAGATTCAGGCGCGTCAGCTTTATCACGACCGCGAAGAGGTGACGGTGCATATTCGCCGTATCTGGAGTGCGGCTCCTGGCCGTCGCGACGAAAGATAA
- the csdE gene encoding cysteine desulfurase sulfur acceptor subunit CsdE has protein sequence MSLTLIAPHPFGTKITPESLLTQFSSFRQWEERYRQLILLGKQLPALPDELKSSDIELAGCENRVWLGWQKTDDGRLHFYGDSEGRIVRGLLAVLLTTVEGKTTLQLQQDDPLALFAQLGLKEQLSASRSAGLQAMADAVKRAAASHG, from the coding sequence ATGAGTTTAACCCTGATAGCCCCGCACCCGTTTGGGACAAAGATTACCCCGGAGTCGCTGCTGACGCAGTTTTCCAGCTTCCGACAGTGGGAGGAGCGTTATCGCCAGCTGATCCTGTTGGGCAAGCAGCTACCCGCCCTGCCTGATGAGTTAAAAAGTAGCGACATTGAGCTGGCCGGATGTGAGAACCGCGTCTGGCTGGGCTGGCAGAAAACAGATGACGGACGGCTGCATTTCTATGGTGACAGTGAAGGACGTATTGTGCGTGGGTTGCTGGCGGTGCTGCTGACAACGGTGGAGGGCAAAACAACGTTACAGTTACAGCAGGACGATCCACTGGCGTTATTTGCCCAACTGGGCTTAAAAGAGCAGCTCAGTGCCTCACGCAGCGCCGGATTGCAGGCTATGGCCGATGCAGTGAAGCGCGCCGCAGCCAGTCACGGGTGA
- a CDS encoding DUF423 domain-containing protein translates to MSSRAMLIFSAISGFFYVVLGAFGAHVLSKTLGSAEIAWMKTGLEYQAFHTLAILGLAAAMLRRANIWFYWSSAFLALGTVLFSGSLYCLALSHLKLWVYITPIGGTCFLIGWILMLVGALRLKKRAERHE, encoded by the coding sequence ATGTCCAGTCGTGCAATGCTGATTTTCTCCGCCATCAGTGGATTTTTCTACGTGGTGCTGGGGGCATTTGGTGCCCACGTATTAAGCAAGACGCTGGGAAGCGCAGAGATAGCCTGGATGAAAACCGGGCTGGAGTACCAGGCGTTTCACACCCTGGCGATACTGGGTTTGGCGGCAGCGATGCTGCGCCGGGCCAATATCTGGTTTTACTGGAGCAGCGCATTTTTAGCGTTGGGAACCGTATTGTTCAGCGGCAGTCTTTATTGTCTGGCGCTGTCACACCTGAAACTCTGGGTGTATATCACTCCAATTGGCGGCACCTGCTTCCTGATTGGTTGGATTTTGATGTTGGTTGGCGCGCTGCGTCTGAAAAAAAGGGCAGAACGCCATGAATAA
- the tcdA gene encoding tRNA cyclic N6-threonylcarbamoyladenosine(37) synthase TcdA, with amino-acid sequence MVLSDAWRQRFGGTARLYGQSALQLFADAHVCVVGIGGVGSWAAEALVRTGIGAITLIDMDDVCVTNTNRQVHALKENVGRAKTEVMAERLLAINPECRVTCVDDFVTPENTAELIGKDFSYVIDAIDSVRPKAALLAWCRRNKVPLVTTGGAGGQIDPTQIQVADLAKTIQDPLAAKLRERLKGDFNIVKNSKGKLGIDCVFSTEALMYPQPDGSVCASRSTAEGPKRMDCAAGFGAATMVTATFGFVAVSHALKKMMAKAARQQ; translated from the coding sequence ATGGTTCTTTCAGACGCCTGGCGGCAACGCTTTGGCGGAACGGCGCGCCTTTACGGTCAGTCAGCGCTTCAGCTGTTTGCCGATGCGCATGTCTGCGTGGTGGGTATTGGCGGCGTCGGCTCGTGGGCGGCGGAAGCGCTGGTGCGAACCGGCATTGGCGCAATCACGCTAATTGATATGGATGATGTCTGTGTCACGAACACCAATCGTCAGGTTCACGCGCTGAAAGAGAATGTTGGCCGGGCAAAAACCGAGGTAATGGCGGAACGTCTGCTGGCGATCAATCCGGAGTGCCGGGTGACCTGCGTGGATGACTTTGTGACGCCGGAAAATACCGCCGAGCTGATTGGTAAGGATTTTAGCTATGTGATTGACGCGATCGATAGCGTACGGCCTAAAGCGGCGCTGCTGGCGTGGTGTCGGCGTAATAAAGTGCCGCTGGTAACGACCGGGGGAGCGGGCGGTCAGATTGATCCAACTCAGATCCAGGTGGCGGATCTGGCTAAGACTATTCAGGATCCGCTGGCGGCAAAACTGCGTGAGCGGCTAAAAGGCGATTTCAATATCGTTAAAAACAGCAAAGGGAAGCTGGGTATCGACTGCGTGTTTTCCACTGAAGCGCTGATGTATCCGCAGCCGGACGGATCGGTATGTGCATCGCGCAGCACCGCTGAAGGGCCGAAGCGTATGGACTGCGCAGCGGGTTTCGGCGCGGCGACGATGGTTACCGCAACGTTTGGTTTTGTCGCGGTCTCGCACGCACTGAAGAAAATGATGGCGAAAGCAGCGCGTCAGCAGTGA